One Astatotilapia calliptera chromosome 1, fAstCal1.2, whole genome shotgun sequence DNA segment encodes these proteins:
- the rhoua gene encoding ras homolog family member Ua, giving the protein MSPSSPCQMPQRGDGCYKPAPVSPAPPVPPRRVRSRDRGSGRTRRSAAGSAGAGAAEKRVKCVLVGDGAVGKTSLVVSYTTNGYPTEYVPTAFDNFSAVVSVDGQPVKLQLCDTAGQDEFDKLRPLCYTSADVFLLCFSVVSPASFQNVPEKWVPEIRKHAPFAPLVLVGTQCDLREDVKVLIDLAKYRERPVDPVDAQDCAMEIGAVAYLECSSLTQKNLKEVFDTAILASLQNYSSHKHQRGKKKRRKKQRQTPDKMKSLSKSWWRRYCCVA; this is encoded by the exons ATGTCACCCTCCTCTCCGTGCCAGATGCCCCAGCGGGGCGATGGCTGCTACAAGCCGGCACCGGTGTCCCCTGCTCCGCCTGTGCCCCCGCGGAGGGTCCGGAGCCGGGACAGAGGCTCGGGCAGGACGCGGCGATCCGCGGCAGGGTCAGCGGGAGCCGGAGCAGCGGAGAAGCGGGTGAAGTGCGTCCTGGTCGGGGACGGGGCTGTGGGGAAAACCAGCCTGGTGGTCAGCTACACCACCAACGGCTATCCAACCGAGTACGTCCCGACTGCGTTTGACAACTTCTCAG cGGTGGTATCAGTGGACGGGCAGCCAGTTAAACTACAACTCTGTGACACAGCTGGACAG GATGAGTTCGACAAGCTGCGCCCTCTGTGTTACACCAGTGCAGATGTGTTCCTGCTGTGCTTCAGCGTCGTCAGCCCTGCCTCATTTCAGAACGTTCCTGAGAAGTGGGTACCAGAGATTCGGAAACACGCCCCCTTTGCGCCGCTGGTTCTTGTCGGGACGCAGTGTGATCTCAGAGAGGATGTCAAG GTCCTCATTGATCTGGCGAAGTACCGTGAAAGACCCGTGGACCCAGTGGATGCCCAGGACTGTGCGATGGAGATTGGAGCAGTGGCCTACTTAGAGTGCTCTTCGCTGACCCAAAAAAATCTCAAGGAAGTGTTTGACACAGCCATATTGGCCAGCCTGCAGAACTACAGCTCCCATAAGCAccaaagggggaaaaagaaacgcagaaaaaagcaaagacagaCACCGGACAAGATGAAAAGTCTGTCAAAGTCGTGGTGGAGAAGGTACTGTTGTGTGGCTTAG
- the pdcd2 gene encoding programmed cell death protein 2 isoform X1, which produces MSSAEVVLGFLEDAEPWRLRSPQFPSKVGGKPAWLSQRGLPSLPGLECEICRLPMVFLLQVYAPISGQDRSFHRTLFLFCCKTPECYTRNDSRCMKVFRNQLQRRNEFYPYDPPAEDEPPCDAEEGQSVLPVSGVKLCWVCGCPGNKACSRCHTVTYCGKHHQTLHWKQSHKKECCSQEGSPVTPSPLLFPETELVTEPEEEEKDVKEAEGEQEEEDGGGIITQRSVDCPALAESLAESDLDEMAMHETEDSKVFQRFKKKIAPEPHQVIRYSRGGSPLWVSSQHIPSDEDIPPCTCGAKRTFEFQVMPQLLNSLSVDSTGASIDWGTAAVYTCSASCERSDQYCPEFIWKQDFSSDQHTQTERR; this is translated from the exons ATGTCCTCGGCGGAGGTAGTTCTGGGTTTCCTGGAGGATGCGGAGCCGTGGCGGCTTCGGTCTCCTCAGTTCCCGAGTAAAGTCGGAGGGAAGCCGGCGTGGCTCAGCCAGAGAGGCCTGCCCTCTCTGCCCGGACTGGAGTGTGAGATATGCCGTCTGCCTATGGTTTTCCTGCTGCAG GTGTATGCACCAATATCCGGTCAGGACAGAAGTTTTCACCGAACGCTCTTTCTCTTCTGCTGCAAAACTCCAGAGTGCTACACGCGAAATGACAGCCGCTGCATGAAAG TTTTCAGAAACCAGTTACAGAGGAGGAACGAGTTCTACCCCTATGACCCTCCAGCAG AGGATGAACCACCCTGTGATGCTGAGGAGGGCCAGAGTGTGTTGCCCGTTTCGGGAGTTAAACTGTGTTGGGTGTGCGGATGCCCCGGTAACAAAGCCTGCTCTCGGTGCCACACTGTGACCTACTGTGGAAAACACCACCAGACCCTCCACTGGAAACAATCTCACAAGAAGGAGTGTTGCAGCCAAG AAGGGTCTCCTGTTACACCCTCCCCGCTCCTCTTTCCTGAGACTGAGCTGGTCACTGagccagaggaggaggagaaagatgtCAAAGAGGCTGAAGgagaacaagaagaagaggaCGGTGGAGGGATCATTACTCAGAGGAGTGTGGATTGTCCCGCCTTGGCAGAAT CCCTGGCAGAGAGCGACCTGGACGAGATGGCAATGCACGAGACTGAAGACAGTAAAGTGTTCCAGAGGTTTAAGAAGAAGATCGCACCTGAACCTCACCAG GTGATACGTTACAGTCGAGGGGGCTCTCCCTTGTGGGTCTCCTCTCAGCACATCCCTTCAGATGAGGATATCCCACCATGCACCTGTGGTGCCAAGAGGACGTTTGAGTTCCAG GTGATGCCGCAGCTGTTAAACAGTCTAAGCGTGGACTCGACTGGAGCTAGCATTGACTGGGGGACTGCGGCTGTCTACACGTGCTCTGCCAGCTGTGAACGCAGCGACCAGTACTGCCCCGAGTTCATCTGGAAGCAGGACTTCAGCTCAGATCAACACACGCAGACTGAACGAAGATGA
- the pdcd2 gene encoding programmed cell death protein 2 isoform X2 yields MSSAEVVLGFLEDAEPWRLRSPQFPSKVGGKPAWLSQRGLPSLPGLECEICRLPMVFLLQVYAPISGQDRSFHRTLFLFCCKTPECYTRNDSRCMKVFRNQLQRRNEFYPYDPPAEDEPPCDAEEGQSVLPVSGVKLCWVCGCPGNKACSRCHTVTYCGKHHQTLHWKQSHKKECCSQGSPVTPSPLLFPETELVTEPEEEEKDVKEAEGEQEEEDGGGIITQRSVDCPALAESLAESDLDEMAMHETEDSKVFQRFKKKIAPEPHQVIRYSRGGSPLWVSSQHIPSDEDIPPCTCGAKRTFEFQVMPQLLNSLSVDSTGASIDWGTAAVYTCSASCERSDQYCPEFIWKQDFSSDQHTQTERR; encoded by the exons ATGTCCTCGGCGGAGGTAGTTCTGGGTTTCCTGGAGGATGCGGAGCCGTGGCGGCTTCGGTCTCCTCAGTTCCCGAGTAAAGTCGGAGGGAAGCCGGCGTGGCTCAGCCAGAGAGGCCTGCCCTCTCTGCCCGGACTGGAGTGTGAGATATGCCGTCTGCCTATGGTTTTCCTGCTGCAG GTGTATGCACCAATATCCGGTCAGGACAGAAGTTTTCACCGAACGCTCTTTCTCTTCTGCTGCAAAACTCCAGAGTGCTACACGCGAAATGACAGCCGCTGCATGAAAG TTTTCAGAAACCAGTTACAGAGGAGGAACGAGTTCTACCCCTATGACCCTCCAGCAG AGGATGAACCACCCTGTGATGCTGAGGAGGGCCAGAGTGTGTTGCCCGTTTCGGGAGTTAAACTGTGTTGGGTGTGCGGATGCCCCGGTAACAAAGCCTGCTCTCGGTGCCACACTGTGACCTACTGTGGAAAACACCACCAGACCCTCCACTGGAAACAATCTCACAAGAAGGAGTGTTGCAGCCAAG GGTCTCCTGTTACACCCTCCCCGCTCCTCTTTCCTGAGACTGAGCTGGTCACTGagccagaggaggaggagaaagatgtCAAAGAGGCTGAAGgagaacaagaagaagaggaCGGTGGAGGGATCATTACTCAGAGGAGTGTGGATTGTCCCGCCTTGGCAGAAT CCCTGGCAGAGAGCGACCTGGACGAGATGGCAATGCACGAGACTGAAGACAGTAAAGTGTTCCAGAGGTTTAAGAAGAAGATCGCACCTGAACCTCACCAG GTGATACGTTACAGTCGAGGGGGCTCTCCCTTGTGGGTCTCCTCTCAGCACATCCCTTCAGATGAGGATATCCCACCATGCACCTGTGGTGCCAAGAGGACGTTTGAGTTCCAG GTGATGCCGCAGCTGTTAAACAGTCTAAGCGTGGACTCGACTGGAGCTAGCATTGACTGGGGGACTGCGGCTGTCTACACGTGCTCTGCCAGCTGTGAACGCAGCGACCAGTACTGCCCCGAGTTCATCTGGAAGCAGGACTTCAGCTCAGATCAACACACGCAGACTGAACGAAGATGA
- the tbp gene encoding TATA-box-binding protein, with protein MDQNNSIPAFQGLVASPQGAMTPGMPLFSPMMPYGSGLTPQPVQNTNSLSILEEQQRQQQAQQQQQQAQQQAQQASSGTSGQTPQLFHSQAVGGSTTTALPGNTPLFTTPLTPMTPITPATPSSETSGIVPQLQNIVSTVNLGCKLDLKTIALRARNAEYNPKRFAAVIMRIREPRTTALIFSSGKMVCTGAKSEEQSRLAARKYARVVQKLGFPAKFLDFKIQNMVGSCDVKFPIRLEGLVLTHQQFSSYEPELFPGLIYRMIKPRIVLLIFVSGKVVLTGAKVRGEIYDAFENIYPILKGFRKTT; from the exons ATGGACCAGAACAACAGCATACCAGCCTTCCAAGGGCTGGTGGCTTCCCCTCAG GGAGCCATGACTCCAGGCATGCCGCTCTTCAGCCCCATGATGCCATATGGCTCTGGTCTGACACCCCAGCCAGTGCAGAACACCAACAGTTTGTCAATACTGGAGGAACAGCAGAGGCAACAGCAGgctcagcaacagcagcaacaggcaCAACAACAGGCACAACAGGCCAGCTCAG GGACATCAGGGCAGACCCCTCAACTTTTCCACTCCCAGGCAGTGGGAGGCTCGACCACAACTGCACTGCCAGGAAACACCCCCCTCTTTACCACCCCGCTGACCCCCATGACCCCCATCACGCCGGCCACCCCTTCTTCAGAAACCTCTGGCATAGTACCGCAGCTACA AAATATAGTATCTACTGTAAACTTAGGCTGTAAACTGGATTTGAAGACCATTGCCCTGAGAGCCAGAAATGCAGAGTACAACCCAAAG CGTTTTGCTGCTGTCATCATGAGAATACGAGAGCCCAGGACCACTGCTCTGATCTTCAGCTCTGGAAAGATGGTCTGCACAGGAGCCAAGAG TGAGGAGCAGTCGAGGTTAGCAGCCAGAAAATATGCGCGTGTTGTGCAGAAGCTCGGTTTTCCCGCCAAGTTCCTGGACTTCAAGATTCAGAACATGGTGGGCAGCTGTGATGTGAAGTTCCCCATTCGGCTGGAGGGATTGGTCCTCACACATCAGCAGTTTAGCag CTACGAGCCGGAGCTGTTTCCAGGACTCATTTACAGAATGATCAAACCCCGAATTGTCCTGCTCATCTTTGTGTCTGGGAAAGTTGTACTCACAG GTGCCAAAGTGAGAGGAGAGATCTACGACGCTTTTGAAAACATATACCCCATCCTCAAAGGCTTTCGGAAGACAACATAG